AGAATTGAGACACACGTTAAGCCACGTGTCCAAATGGACCCATCACACAGTGATGGAGCTGGGGTATGAATACAGGTGGTTTGGCTCCACAGCTCATGCTGTTCCCCATTCCTTTGTCATGCAAGGTATTGTATGTAATAATACCAGAGTTCTCTTCCTCATATATGCATTACTGATCTCTTTaagtcatgtatttatttaaaaaaaaattaggaagaggCTTTTCCATTCCTCCTCTTTTCTACATGAGTAAAAATATCAACTTAATAAAACTGTCCTCTAATGTATCATACAAACATAAAGTAGTGTCCTGCaagtaaacatttaaatgaaCTGTGAAACTAGACTGGATTTTTTATTTGCAATACAGGTAAATTTCCATGGCCTCTTCCTCagggatacacaaaatatttaCACAGGCAGACTGTGTAAGGCCCAACTCTCTTTGTCTTGGAAAAAGCATGCAGGAGGAGAGGGCATAAAATGcttttttgggggctttttacTGGCACTCGAATTTGCTCAATTACAAACATGAGTGCTTTTCCTGTTCAGAATAAAGTTTACCTGAAGGGCAGTAGCCCCACGAGTATTCCcacaaaatttttctaaaatggcgTTCGTTTAATTCAAAAACACTCCTCAGTCCCTGTTGATATGCCTGTTCTTTTCGAGGCACAGAGGAGATAAATCCACATAGTTAACTCCTTGCCAGGTGCTCTTTTGGGGACTCCTTGGCAGTATCTCAGCCTTCAGGACAATGCCGTAAAATGGGTCTGTGATTATTACCTGCTTTGTACAGCTGGTGAAGACAGAGTCAAGTTTCAAGTTCAGTCCATCTCCAGAAatatcattcttttgtttttaaagccttTTCTAAATTGAGGagttgaggtataatttgcatacgtggatcttaagtgtacagcttAGTAAATGATGATAAATGAAATACCCCCACAAAACCAAACCCTCATTAAGATATGGAATAATTTCATCACACTGGAAAGTTCCCCTGCTCCTCTTCTCAATCAGTGTCCTCCATTTCAAGCaaccattgtttttatttcattgcagTAGGTTAATTTTGTCTGCCCTAGAATTTtacgtaaatggaatcatgtaatatgtcccttgtgcctggcttctttcatttagcattattgtttttgagattcatccatgtctttACATGTATGGGTAGTTCCTTCTGCTGAatcattttcagttttatgaaTATATGAATTGTTCATCCGTTCTCCTGTTTTTGGACACATGGGCTATTACCAGTCTTTAGCTATTATGAATTAAGCTGCTATTAACATTcttgtgcaaagctttttatagcacatattttcatttctcttggataaattcCTAGTCTTCAAATTGCTAGGTCGCAGGATGGCtatatatctttttaagaaactgccaattTTCCAAAGATGTTGTACAATTGTATACTCCCACTAGTACTGTACAAGAGTCTACTTGCTCCATAGCCTTACCAACACTTGATGTTgtcagatttttctcatttcagccATTCCTGGGGGTGATGGGTCAGGGAGTGATTTgacattgtgattttaatttgcatttccctgaagactaATCGTGTTGACCATGCTTTCATTGGGTTATTGGTCACTGCTACATTCCTTTATgccaatatataatttttaaattttttattattaaatacaaaCCTTTTGTTAGTTACATGTGTTATTgatattttctccaaatctgtgatttattcattttcttcatggtatTTTTGGtaagaaagttttaaattttattattatttttttaatttttctttttttttatttgacagagagagacacagcgagagaaggaacacaagcagggggagtgggaaagggagaagcaggcttcctgccgagcagggagcctgatacagggctcgatcccaggaccctgggatcatgacctgagccaaaggcagacgcttaacgactgagccacccaggcgccctgaaagctttaaattttaatgacatctgatttatcagtttttttcttttatagttagtGCTTTGTGTGTCtcatctaagaaatatttgcctgcCTACAAGTCACAGAGATTCTATTTTCcttatagttttaacttttatattcaATTTCTGGCTTTAATATTCTTAGCTTTTATGCTTATGACTGTGGTCCATCTCAAAACAATTTTTGAGTatagtgtgaggtaggggttGAGGTTTTTTCCATGCAGATGTCCAGTTGTTCCCCCACCATGTGTGGAAAAGACCTTACTTTCCCCCGATTTGTTAAATGCCACTGCCACCACAAAACTGACTAAGGCATGGTTTTTGCTTTCAAGAGCTTATAGTCTGCAGAATTACTTTTGTACAGAAATTTATTGCTGACTTTTCATCAAAAAATAGCACATTTAATTCAACTACTGTGATGCATGGAAAACATTATCCTTTTAGAGAAGGAATAAGGCAAAGTTGATTTGCCCCTATCCAAGAATAGTTAGATGAGCTAAATTAATTAGTGCAAATTACTGTGATTGTGGTTGGTATGTTGCCTTGAAGGAATGCAGTACAAATAACAGTTTAACTTCAGGGAGTTTTTGTACCTCTGtccccaaaaggaaaacaaaacaaaacacttgatgAAAGGGGTTCAACACTCAGGTCACTATTATTATTCAGGTTTTAAAAGTTGTGCCTTTGACCTTGATATTTCAAAGctagaataaatatatttgaggatttaaaaatattttcctgttttatataACTTTAAGACATAGCCagttggatttttattttttttatttatttaattattttatatattttttccccaaagattttcttttatttgactttttttttttttatttgacagagagagacacagtgagagagggaacacaagcagggggagtgggggagggagaagcaggcctcccgctgagcagggagcctgatgtggggctcgatcccaggaccccaggatcatgacctgagctgaaggcagacacttaacaactgagccacccaggtgccccgggttaatttttaaaaagaattttgtttcaggggcgcctgggtggctcagtcagttaagtgtctgactcttgatttcagctcaggtcatgatatcagggttgtaagatggagcccccgcattgggctccatgctctcagagactctgcttgagattctctctctccctcttccttggcccctctccctgctcacgtgTGCAcgcgtgctctctttctttcaaataagtaaataaatctttaaaaaattttttctttcaccatTAACACATTTATGATAGTTTCAAAGCATGAATAAAACCGTTAATGTTACAGTTCTTGGATCTTTCCCTATGTAGACATTTGTGCTCCAGACATCACTGCTTTGACATGTATTTATAGATAATAGCTCTTACAGCTGCCACCCATGGCTCTAGATGTTTTTAGGTGATGAAATGAGTTATGGTGGAAGGAATATTAGAAGATGCCATGAAACATCTGGGACTTAGGATTCTAAGCTACTTACAGAATcaaggcagtaatctctttgtgCTTTAGTGTCCTCTGATGTGAAACTCAAAAGAATCATACTAACTTCCTGAGGTCAGGTAAGACAGATAGAGCTTCAGaatgaaagctttaaaataaaagctttaaattgGTATTTAAAATACCAAGCTTCAAATCCTGACTGTATCCAGTTGTATGATCTCAGGCAgatcccttaacctctctgagtgttggctttctcctctttaaaatgaggatgatacTAAAGTTATCTAGCTCAGCTATTGTCAGGATCGAGGTAGAGAAATCCTTTAGCATGCTTAGCACTGTTGGAAGATAATTTTCCATGGCCTCTCACATTTCTGCAAGTCTTGTGAGCCAGAGGCCGTCACTGACTGTCTTTTGTCCTCAACTATCTTTTTAAGGATGTTTGTATACAGAACCGCTTTGGAAGGTAAAGGTATGTCTCCCTCCAGAGAAAGGGTAGGCATGTTTACTGTCCAGTATAATGAAGATAATGTCTTCCTCCAGAGCTGTAAACTGTCCTCCATCTCTTACCAGGAGTCTGTGTCTTCTGCCAACTGGCAGGTGTTGGCCATCTAAAGTAGGATAAAACTCAGATCCTTTATAATTCCTGACGGAGTACAATATTTGCCACATAGAAAGCAATCAATAACTGTCAacttgttttgttattattttataaagcaaaaatctAGCATAACAAGTGTTTTGAGAGCATAACATTTATCCACATAGTAATTATTACATGACAGAATGAATTTGATGTTTGCTGGCAAGTTGGATATTAAAGACTGGTCACAGATTCACAGGACTAAAtgtaagaggaagaaagaagttcAAGGTAATTCACCTATAAATGAAATTTCTAAGatagaagataaaaaaaacagtcagTTTTTACCaatactggaagaaaaatatgaacCAATCATGAAGTGCTAtgataaaaatagacataaatataaacaaaaatagatgtaaaaaagAATTTACGAATGAATGTTTAAATCTTCCAacatggttagcattttttaggtTCTGTCTTTTCTCCTTATTAATCAATATATAATTAACTCTGCTGGTAAAAAGCCACAACCACAAACCTTTTTGAGATAAAGCCCCTGCAGCCTTGGGCTTTATGTGAGGCTGCTGTGGGACATCATCACCCTTAACATCCTTAGAGACTTTTGTCTGCTAAAGGCTCTGAAGCACCGTCTTAGATCTTTCTGGGGTCTTAgcaaataattttatagtttcacCCTCCCTGGATCTGATTTTTGCTCAGAAGGCCTTTCTTAGTTTGAGAACTTTGGAGAGGCCAGGAGTAagaaggaggtttttttttttttactttttttactatgttcagttTTATTATTGAACCCAGCAAGTTTCGGCTCCTTTCTCTTTAACAGTTCTTCCTTACCTGCTGTCTGTCCTTTCCCATTTTACCATAAGCAGCAAGAAGACGCCAGGTAGCACTCTCAGCACTTGGTGTGGAAATAGCGAGAACATTCGTTTCATTGAGTGCACTTTATACTTTCCATGTTAACCACAGGTGACAGTGTTTCCCAACTTTCTGCTACTCCATCAAAGGTCTCCTTTCCTCTAGTTTCCAATAGTTACATTGTCCTCACTTTCCTTGAAAGCTCTCACTGATGGTCCCCTTGAAGGCCAACGCACTTCTGCTAACAGTTCGAAAGCTGAGGGAGGCAGTCCTCCAATTGGAGGCTGTCAGCTAACTGTATTCCTTGCTGCTAAGTCTCTCTTGAAAGGGATTTGAGCAGTGCACCTTCTTGGCCACCACGTATGACATTCGTGCCAAGCTCTGTTCCTGCCTCTGCCCGTCTCCAGTCTTATTTCCTGACATTGTCTGCTTCTCACTCTATACTTCTGCTACACAGAACTTGTACTACCTTCATAGGTCTTCAAATCACACAAAACCATGACATAGTGTGGACTGAATTAGGTGCCTCTCTACACCCTCCAATATCTACAATAAGTACTTTCCTAGCACCCTAGAAATATCTCTAGCCCTGTATTTCTAGGGTTCTGTGGTACTTGGATTAAAACCTTGGCTTGGATGCTGATTAAGCTATATGGCCCTGCTCAAATCATTTGATTTCTCTGtacctcagcttcttcatttttaaaatggggatagtaatcctcttcctcatcttttgggattaaatgaaacaatacagATAAGTACTTAGAACAGAGCCTTGTccagagtaaatgctcaataaatgttggctatgaTCTTTAATGACCTGACCTGACAGGCTCTGTTCATTGAGGTAGCCAAATTGCAGGGCAAAACTGACAGGGAGGTGATTCCATTTCATCTCTCAAAGCACTTGTTTTTAGGGAGACAGTGCAGACCCTTGCTTGCCCAAGAGGCTGTGATGTAAACGGAAGTCAACAGAATAACCTTTATCaatcttttcctccctcctggtTTAGGTCTGCAGGACAACCCTTGGTTCTGTGACTGTCACATTTCCAAAATGATCGAGCTGTCAAAAGTTGCTGACCCTGCTGTAGTGCTTCTCGATCCACTGATGATTTGTAGTGAGCCTGAGCGCCTGACAGGGATTTTGTTTCAGCGGGCTGAGCTGGAGCAATGTGTGAAGCCGTCTGTTATGACCTCAGCCACCCAGATCACGTCTGCTCTGGGCAGTAATGTTCTGCTGAGGTGTGACGCTTCTGGCTACCCTACCCCACAGCTCACCTGGACCAGATCCAACAGCTCACCAGTTAATTATACAggtactttcttttttcctgtctttaaagattttatttatttatctgagagagagacagagcatgggcatggggaggggcagagggtgaggcagaaggagaagcagactcccgccaagcagggagcccgatgcgggacttgatcccaggaccctgagatcatggtgtgagctgaaggcagactcttaaccgactgagccacccaggtgcccccaaaattggCTAGttaattctaataaaatatgCCAAGACTGTTGGGTGAAAGGAATTTGAAAGGTTCgttttattgtttaatattttcctcAGTATATCTAACTACATAGATATtagaaaatctgattttttttttttttttttttttttttagatagaaaaCAACATGATCCAGTGGATGGATGATTGCAAGTAAGGCCCTTTGTCTTGCTGCATCATCTTGGATATGGCTCACTTTAAAATGCATAACTATTACAGTTTTCTTAGAAAAGATTTTCATACAGGTTTCTCATTTTTGAatgatcatttaaataataaattacatgcAAACCTTATCATGAAgcaaaaagtataatttttagaaatattgatTACATAGACTTTTTAGATCCTACTATGACCAACTCAATGTTTTGGTCTTAGTTTCAATAGTGATATTCTAATGAATtaaagtgatatatttttaaaaactccttaaaattaaatgtaaatcaaaGTAAAAGTAATGAAACCTGATGGAATAAGAAATAGTTAAGCCCTAATATTCTTATAAGTAGATAGTAAATGGCCCACAGCTTATTGTAGTAAGTTAAATTTTGGGATACTAAGATACTGCTTAGCACATTATTATTCTACAGAAAGCTTCAGaaatcaagacagaatggtaATAAGTTAGATTTTAGTGTTTAGGAAAGTAAAATTCCAATTTTGCAAAAACTATATATTATTCTACAAATAAAAGGATCCATGTTTTACTAATTTATctagattaaatataaaatgaaagactgAGAATACTAATTATGACTTCTCTATGCCAGAAAATGATCTGCTATGCCATCTGCTGTGTATGGATAGATAGCATTTTAttacaatgaaaaaatatttgaggaaatatttaagatctTGTAAAAACCATTTTATGGGACCACAGTGAGTTAAAATTGGAGGGCATCCTTGAGATCACTTTGTCTTATCcccttattttaaaagtacagaaaCAGAGGCCTAAAGACGCTGACTTGTCTGAAATTACATACTAGTATGTGAACAAACGTTTACTAAAACCAAGTCTCCCAATTGATACccttgtgtctttttaaaataccattctcCATATAGACCTCATTGTACTTGGCATGTCCCAGACCTTCATGTAGACAATTTACAGAACTATCACCTTCCGTCAGAGACTGGTGATAGTGTGCCATTTCCCTCTTGGTTTATGTGAAAGGGATGCATGTGGAACCAGATCGGTTAGCGTGTTGCTtgagtttctcctttttttccccctcacagagtatatatatattttttcttacagtAATTCAGGAATCTCCAGGGGAAGGAGTCAGATGGTCCATAATAAGCTTGACAGGCATTTCTTACAAGGATGCTGGGGATTACAAATGTAAGGCCAAAAATCTGGCTGGAATGTCAGAAGCTGTGGTTACTGTGACAGTGGTTGGTGTTGTCACGACCACCATATCATCAGATGCCTCTGAAAGAACTGGAGATCACCCTGAGGAAGAAGTCCAGCCAGGAGCTAGAGCTACATCCATACCTGGTTCATTGTCATCTCCCTGgccttcttcctcccctgcttcttccatttttctttctacttctactTCATTTCCTCCCTCCACTGCTTTCTTCTCCtcatctcctttcctctcctccatcGCTTCTTCAGCCACAACTCTAAGCACTAGAATTTCAACAAGCCCCACCACGGCCAGCCAGCAGTCACTCCAGCTCCACCCAGatgggaaaagaaatttaaaggtgGAGATGGGTGGAAGTAAGCTTCCCTCAGCCAGTGCAAGTAAAAAAGAAGAGTTGGCATTGGTGGATCAAGCGACGCCAATGGAAAAGAATGCCACGATAGAAAATCTCAGGGTAGTCGGTGAGACTGAAGAGAGTGTGACTTTGATGTGGAACACCATCAACACCACACGTAAGTCTGAGATGACAGTATGGTACTCCAAGTACGGTGAGAAGGACCTGCTGCTGCTGAGTTCAGACTCCAGCAAGAACCAAGTAACCATAGATGGCTTGGAGCCTGGTAGGCAATACACAGCATGTGTCTGTCTGAAAGGAATGCCTCCCCAGAAAGACCAATGTATCACCTTTTCTACTGACAGAGTTCGAGAAGAAGGTGATTCTCGAGTGTCTTTTCTTGTTGTGGTGAGCGGTACTGCCTGTGTCGTTGTCTtgccattgatttttttcctgttgtacAAAGTTTGTAAACTGCAATGTAGGTCAGAATCCTTCTGGGAAGATGATCTGGCAAAAGAAACTTATATCCAATTTGAGACCCTGTCCCCCAGGTCTCAAAGTGTAGGGGAACTTTGGACGCGAAGGCATAGAGATGATTCAGAAAAACTGCTGCTTTGTTCTAGGTCAAGTGTGGAATCTCAGGTGACTTTTAAAAGTGAAGTTTCGAGGCCAGAGTATTATTGCTAAGGTTTCACAGCTTAGGTACATGTGAACTCCACAAAGTTCCTTCCACGCAATTAAGGATTTGAGGATGTAGTTGACCCTCTGACTGGATGACTTTTGTTCAGACTTTCACATCCTCTATGAAAATCACAAATGGAGTGCTTTTAATTGTGCTTAAAAAAAACTACcttgtgaggggcacctggttggctcagtcagtagagcctgcaactcttgatctcagagtagtaagttcgagtcccacgatgggtggagagattacttaaaagctACCGTGAGACTTCTGAACTGAAAAAACAGATAGTCTTGATTTTTGTTGTGTGGAAGATGTCCATAGAAATAATTTTTGGGGTAGTGCTTAATAAGTTAGTAGTATGTTTTAGGGTATTGTTttagttcttaaaaataaattgatgtgAGAATTGTTGTAAAAAAGTGaagtctgaattttaaaaagatagtttttCTGGGACATGAAGAAAGAT
The sequence above is a segment of the Zalophus californianus isolate mZalCal1 chromosome 2, mZalCal1.pri.v2, whole genome shotgun sequence genome. Coding sequences within it:
- the LRIT3 gene encoding leucine-rich repeat, immunoglobulin-like domain and transmembrane domain-containing protein 3, yielding MNEVPTNLPVDTVKLRLEKTVIRRIPAQAFYYLVELQYLWVTYNSVASLDVSSFYNLKQLRELRLDGNSLAAFPWASLLDMPHLRTLDLHNNRITSVPNEVVRYLKNLAYLDLSSNRLTTLPPDFLESWSHLLTSSQSLDLIPRRIILGLQDNPWFCDCHISKMIELSKVADPAVVLLDPLMICSEPERLTGILFQRAELEQCVKPSVMTSATQITSALGSNVLLRCDASGYPTPQLTWTRSNSSPVNYTVIQESPGEGVRWSIISLTGISYKDAGDYKCKAKNLAGMSEAVVTVTVVGVVTTTISSDASERTGDHPEEEVQPGARATSIPGSLSSPWPSSSPASSIFLSTSTSFPPSTAFFSSSPFLSSIASSATTLSTRISTSPTTASQQSLQLHPDGKRNLKVEMGGSKLPSASASKKEELALVDQATPMEKNATIENLRVVGETEESVTLMWNTINTTRKSEMTVWYSKYGEKDLLLLSSDSSKNQVTIDGLEPGRQYTACVCLKGMPPQKDQCITFSTDRVREEGDSRVSFLVVVSGTACVVVLPLIFFLLYKVCKLQCRSESFWEDDLAKETYIQFETLSPRSQSVGELWTRRHRDDSEKLLLCSRSSVESQVTFKSEVSRPEYYC